A genomic stretch from Anaerolineae bacterium includes:
- a CDS encoding MFS transporter — MAQPALDSLQMKHQLEASRIALKFVLLLGIVSLFADMTYEGARSITGPFLAALGASATAVGIVAGLGELIGYGLRLVSGYISDRTGRYWAITLGGYALNLMAVPLLALAGRWELAAALMIAERMGKAIRTPARDAMLSHATKEIGRGWGFGLHEALDQLGAMLGPLLVAAVLYLKGGYQLGFAALLVPALLAISVLLLARWLYPRPRELEVGTPALETRGFTPRFWLYLAAVALIAAGYADFPLIAYHFEKAIVVSKPWIPIFYAVAMGVDALAALLFGRLFDRAGVFILAVAALLSSLFAPLVFLGSFYFALIGMVVWGIGMGAQESIMRAAIAEMVPPDRRGAAYGVFNTGYGLFWFGGSALMGVLYDVSLPSLIGFSVGAQLASVPLFLLVRKARR; from the coding sequence ATGGCCCAGCCTGCGTTGGATAGCTTGCAAATGAAGCACCAGCTTGAGGCCAGCAGAATTGCCCTCAAGTTCGTTCTCCTGCTCGGGATAGTAAGCCTCTTCGCCGATATGACGTATGAAGGGGCCCGCAGCATCACCGGCCCCTTTCTCGCCGCGCTCGGCGCCAGCGCCACCGCGGTGGGGATCGTGGCCGGACTGGGCGAGTTGATCGGATATGGTCTGCGCCTTGTCTCAGGCTATATCAGCGATCGAACTGGAAGATATTGGGCCATTACGCTAGGTGGTTATGCCCTGAACTTGATGGCCGTCCCATTGCTCGCCCTGGCAGGACGATGGGAACTCGCCGCTGCCCTGATGATCGCAGAGCGAATGGGAAAGGCGATTCGTACGCCCGCCCGTGATGCCATGCTTTCGCATGCCACTAAAGAGATCGGGAGAGGGTGGGGCTTTGGCTTACATGAGGCTTTAGACCAGCTCGGCGCCATGCTAGGTCCGCTTCTCGTCGCGGCTGTCCTCTACCTCAAAGGGGGCTATCAGCTTGGTTTTGCTGCTCTGCTTGTGCCTGCCCTTCTGGCCATCAGTGTGCTCCTGTTAGCGCGCTGGCTATACCCTCGCCCTCGCGAATTGGAAGTTGGCACCCCCGCGCTAGAGACGAGGGGTTTTACGCCTAGGTTTTGGCTATACCTGGCTGCTGTGGCGTTGATCGCTGCGGGCTATGCCGACTTCCCGCTCATCGCCTATCATTTTGAGAAGGCCATCGTGGTCTCCAAACCCTGGATCCCGATCTTCTACGCGGTGGCGATGGGTGTAGACGCCCTGGCTGCGCTTCTCTTCGGGCGTCTCTTTGATCGAGCGGGCGTCTTCATCCTCGCCGTTGCCGCACTTCTCTCCTCGCTGTTCGCTCCGCTAGTTTTCTTGGGAAGCTTCTACTTTGCGCTGATAGGTATGGTGGTCTGGGGGATCGGCATGGGCGCGCAAGAGTCCATCATGCGAGCGGCTATCGCTGAGATGGTTCCTCCAGATCGGCGCGGCGCAGCGTATGGCGTCTTCAATACCGGCTATGGGCTGTTCTGGTTCGGGGGCAGCGCGCTGATGGGTGTCCTTTATGATGTCTCACTTCCCTCTCTCATCGGGTTCTCGGTGGGGGCGCAGCTCGCCTCTGT
- a CDS encoding YfhO family protein, translating to MARHLRTRYGTHLLDALLLAALCLLFFWRDLTPIWADRRSFAAGDFTDHFYAFARYEASRLHAGHLPLWNPYTYAGHPFLADIQSAVFYPVRLLTILLTWLAGRSFSLHALELEALAHFPLVAISTYWLARRWTDSRVGGLVTAITFTFSGYLTSYPPLQLAILETQAWMPLILLCLDLAGIRLAAGDRRAAARWSVAAGLLWGISILAGHPQAALLVGYGSLAFALFRLLPPAPISNLGFVALFGLVGLGTAMVQLLPSWEFMRLSTRASISFAEAGSGFTPYDLLQLILPAVAVPFPALYVGVLPLGLAVVAFVRSIERPPHTGRETPDAAFLPPLYSTSYLYFWGGIGLLALLLSFGKLLPVYQVFYLLAPGWRWFRHQERAVVWTVWAIALLAGYGAAWLTALRSSTETDESRLMDRRLWRGLIRGYAWAALGALALALLFFAGYQAGREALWGFTAATLFLASLLGLSAMAARYRHPALLCGVLVLDLFTLNVGHHSGAAIADPFPPNPVLTVPLADAEPFRIVNEGQLPENYGMVYGLEDLGGESPLRLARYQTFLDHVPRARAWRLLNVRYVLTDREELDMPAERVAIGEGQNGRPVYLYRLTDSGARAWLAGEVVIEPDEDRLWQRLASDDFDPARQVLLPSLPEGFHAESKAGCDGRIVWQERRPEFLMLEVSTARPCVLVLSELDYPGWQALVNGQRTPIERANGVLRALALPAGTHQVVMRFRPASLQWGAGISLVILLGAVGGLVITQSLGDVKKDFLLSI from the coding sequence TTGGCTAGACACTTGCGAACTCGGTACGGCACTCATCTCCTGGATGCCTTGTTGCTGGCGGCCCTTTGTTTGCTCTTCTTTTGGCGGGACTTGACGCCGATTTGGGCAGACCGCCGCAGCTTCGCGGCGGGCGATTTCACCGATCACTTTTATGCGTTTGCTCGCTACGAGGCCAGCCGCCTTCACGCGGGGCATTTGCCCTTATGGAATCCCTACACCTATGCCGGCCATCCCTTCCTGGCCGATATCCAATCGGCGGTGTTTTACCCGGTCCGCCTGTTGACTATACTGCTCACTTGGTTGGCGGGGCGTAGTTTCTCTCTGCACGCGCTGGAGCTGGAGGCGTTGGCCCATTTCCCACTCGTCGCTATCTCCACCTATTGGCTGGCCCGTCGTTGGACTGATAGCCGTGTGGGCGGGTTAGTAACGGCGATCACCTTCACCTTCAGCGGCTATCTGACCAGCTATCCACCGCTCCAACTGGCCATCCTCGAGACGCAGGCCTGGATGCCATTGATCCTTCTCTGCCTGGACCTGGCCGGCATCCGGTTGGCGGCCGGAGACAGACGAGCTGCCGCGCGCTGGAGCGTCGCTGCGGGCTTGCTGTGGGGCATTTCCATCTTGGCCGGACATCCCCAGGCTGCCTTGCTCGTGGGCTATGGCAGCCTTGCCTTTGCCCTCTTTCGCCTGCTTCCTCCCGCTCCGATCTCCAACCTAGGATTCGTCGCCCTGTTCGGCCTGGTGGGGCTGGGCACAGCGATGGTGCAATTGCTGCCATCATGGGAGTTTATGCGCCTGTCCACCAGAGCCAGCATCAGCTTTGCCGAGGCGGGCAGCGGCTTCACCCCTTACGACTTGCTACAGTTGATCCTTCCAGCAGTCGCGGTCCCCTTTCCCGCCCTCTATGTCGGCGTATTGCCACTTGGATTGGCTGTCGTGGCTTTCGTTCGCAGCATAGAGCGCCCGCCGCACACAGGGCGAGAAACGCCTGATGCAGCCTTTCTACCCCCCTTGTATTCGACCTCGTACCTCTACTTTTGGGGGGGCATTGGGCTATTGGCGCTTTTGCTGTCCTTCGGTAAGCTTCTGCCTGTCTATCAGGTCTTCTACCTCTTGGCCCCTGGCTGGCGTTGGTTCCGCCACCAGGAGCGGGCAGTCGTTTGGACGGTATGGGCCATTGCATTGCTGGCCGGATATGGCGCAGCCTGGCTAACCGCCTTGCGGTCCTCGACGGAAACGGATGAGAGTAGATTGATGGATCGCCGGCTCTGGCGCGGGCTGATTCGGGGATATGCTTGGGCGGCATTGGGAGCGCTGGCCCTGGCGTTGCTGTTCTTCGCCGGATATCAGGCGGGAAGGGAGGCATTGTGGGGGTTTACGGCGGCCACGCTGTTCCTGGCATCCCTGTTGGGGCTCTCGGCGATGGCCGCGCGCTATCGCCATCCGGCGCTGCTGTGCGGGGTGTTGGTGCTTGACCTGTTTACGCTCAACGTGGGCCATCACAGTGGCGCGGCCATCGCCGATCCTTTCCCGCCGAACCCCGTGCTGACAGTCCCTCTGGCCGATGCTGAGCCGTTCCGAATCGTCAACGAAGGCCAACTGCCGGAAAATTACGGTATGGTGTATGGCCTGGAGGATCTCGGCGGCGAAAGCCCGCTGCGATTGGCGCGCTACCAGACGTTCCTCGACCACGTCCCACGAGCTAGGGCATGGAGGCTGCTGAACGTCCGGTATGTGCTGACCGATCGCGAGGAATTGGATATGCCGGCTGAACGTGTTGCCATTGGAGAGGGTCAGAACGGCAGGCCTGTCTACTTGTATCGCCTGACGGATAGCGGCGCGCGAGCCTGGCTGGCCGGTGAGGTAGTGATCGAGCCAGACGAGGATCGCCTATGGCAGCGATTGGCGTCTGATGATTTCGACCCGGCGCGGCAGGTGTTGCTGCCCTCCCTGCCGGAAGGCTTTCATGCGGAGAGCAAAGCCGGGTGCGATGGGCGCATTGTCTGGCAAGAGCGGCGGCCTGAGTTCCTGATGCTAGAGGTGAGCACCGCGCGCCCCTGTGTATTGGTGCTCAGCGAGCTAGACTACCCAGGCTGGCAGGCGCTAGTGAACGGCCAGCGCACGCCGATCGAGCGGGCCAACGGCGTCCTGCGCGCCCTCGCGCTTCCTGCAGGCACCCATCAGGTGGTGATGCGTTTTCGTCCGGCCTCGTTGCAGTGGGGCGCAGGGATCTCTCTGGTGATCCTTTTGGGAGCAGTAGGAGGCTTAGTCATCACGCAGTCGTTAGGAGATGTAAAGAAGGACTTTTTACTCTCTATCTGA
- a CDS encoding DUF58 domain-containing protein: MSKTWWGVIALVALVSVLLRHDLLFLMSLLMALVGLASLLWTRYCLAGVSYRRRFGSTRLFFGEETDLYVEIVNAKPLPLAWLRAEDEFPADLEIAPGRVHYSHLPRRRVLVNLLSLRWYEKVTRHYRLRGTRRGAWQFGPVEISSGDIFGFAVQREKLPDKQFVFVYPRIVPLTALGLPARHPFGDFKTPRREIEDPIRLMGAREYVPGDSFRYIHWKATARRQALQTKVFEPSASRPLAIFLNVNTFDRVYEGIDPELQEFAIMTAASIARWAWEEGHPVGLYVNSVAQPGGERIRIRPGSHPDQLFWILEALAKVVGYGRWPIEAVTLLESRGLRYGTTIVVVTPVINDRLCEVLMDLQRRELGAALVALGKARLDRPLPGVRYYHVGGQETWRELGSLELA; encoded by the coding sequence ATGAGCAAAACATGGTGGGGAGTCATCGCCCTGGTGGCGCTGGTGAGCGTTCTTCTGCGCCACGATCTCTTGTTTTTGATGAGCCTGCTCATGGCACTGGTGGGCTTGGCTTCGCTTTTATGGACGCGGTACTGTCTGGCCGGCGTCAGCTACCGGCGGCGTTTCGGCTCGACGCGCCTGTTTTTCGGCGAGGAGACGGATCTGTATGTGGAGATCGTCAACGCCAAGCCGCTGCCGCTGGCCTGGCTGCGCGCCGAAGACGAATTTCCAGCAGATCTGGAGATCGCGCCTGGCCGCGTGCACTATAGTCACCTCCCGCGCCGCCGGGTGCTGGTCAACCTCCTCTCGCTCCGCTGGTACGAAAAGGTCACGCGCCATTATCGGCTGCGCGGCACGCGCCGAGGCGCCTGGCAATTCGGGCCGGTGGAGATCTCCTCAGGGGATATCTTCGGGTTCGCTGTCCAGCGCGAGAAACTACCGGATAAGCAATTCGTCTTCGTCTACCCCAGAATCGTCCCCCTCACCGCGCTCGGGCTGCCGGCCCGTCACCCGTTCGGCGATTTCAAGACGCCGCGTCGGGAGATCGAAGACCCCATTCGCCTGATGGGCGCGCGGGAATACGTGCCCGGCGATAGCTTTCGCTACATCCATTGGAAAGCCACAGCCCGACGACAGGCGCTACAGACCAAGGTGTTTGAGCCATCTGCGAGCCGCCCTCTGGCGATTTTCCTCAACGTCAACACCTTTGATCGCGTCTACGAAGGCATAGATCCGGAGCTGCAGGAGTTCGCCATCATGACTGCTGCCTCCATCGCCCGCTGGGCCTGGGAAGAGGGCCATCCGGTAGGGTTGTACGTGAACTCAGTGGCTCAGCCGGGAGGTGAACGGATCCGCATCCGGCCCGGGAGCCATCCGGATCAGCTCTTTTGGATCCTGGAGGCATTGGCGAAAGTGGTCGGATATGGGCGCTGGCCGATTGAGGCGGTGACGCTCCTGGAATCCCGGGGGCTGCGCTATGGTACTACCATCGTGGTGGTCACCCCGGTCATCAATGATCGCCTGTGTGAGGTGCTGATGGACCTGCAACGCCGCGAGCTCGGCGCGGCATTGGTGGCGCTGGGGAAGGCTCGTTTGGACAGGCCGTTGCCGGGAGTTCGTTACTACCATGTGGGCGGACAGGAGACGTGGCGTGAGCTGGGATCGCTGGAATTGGCTTAA
- a CDS encoding tellurium resistance protein TerC — protein MTTILVVVQLVFLEGVLSLDNAAVLGAMAASLPDNLPVPWPRWWSAFGHALDQLLGPQQTAALRVGLFGAYLGRGLMLILATWVIRHPWLKLLGALYLLKLAAANLSRPDGPAEPSLTTAGVSRFWQTVLAIELTDLTFSLDNVVAVVALSDRLLVVVMGVALGILMMRFAAGVFAYLVQREPILERTAYVLVLNISIELLLEEFTYVHLSDLAKFVVSASTLGLAIAYAHLRPLRVFAPALQMASRCLGIVNEGMEWIIASVKTLYSASFGPAEVTDAADRNPPGLTDLTRGE, from the coding sequence ATGACAACGATTCTGGTCGTCGTTCAGTTGGTCTTCTTGGAAGGCGTCCTCTCGCTGGACAACGCCGCCGTCCTAGGCGCCATGGCTGCCTCGCTGCCGGACAATCTCCCGGTGCCGTGGCCTCGGTGGTGGTCCGCTTTCGGCCACGCACTGGATCAGCTACTGGGGCCGCAACAGACGGCCGCCTTGCGAGTAGGGTTGTTCGGAGCTTACTTGGGCCGAGGCCTCATGCTGATCTTGGCCACTTGGGTTATACGCCACCCCTGGTTGAAGCTGTTGGGCGCGCTGTATCTGCTGAAATTGGCCGCTGCAAACCTGAGCCGGCCAGATGGGCCGGCTGAGCCTTCCTTGACCACAGCCGGCGTTAGCCGATTCTGGCAGACCGTGTTGGCCATCGAGCTGACCGATCTAACTTTCAGCCTGGACAACGTGGTGGCCGTGGTGGCCTTGTCGGATCGGCTATTGGTGGTGGTGATGGGGGTGGCCCTGGGCATCCTCATGATGCGCTTTGCGGCAGGCGTCTTTGCGTATCTGGTCCAGCGCGAGCCGATCCTCGAGCGGACTGCTTATGTATTAGTACTGAACATCAGCATAGAGTTGCTATTGGAGGAGTTTACCTACGTACACCTCAGCGACCTCGCCAAGTTTGTCGTTTCGGCTAGCACACTCGGGCTGGCCATAGCATATGCGCATCTAAGGCCGCTGCGTGTGTTCGCGCCGGCACTGCAGATGGCAAGCCGATGTTTAGGGATTGTGAACGAGGGGATGGAATGGATCATCGCTTCTGTCAAAACGCTTTACAGCGCTTCCTTTGGACCCGCCGAGGTCACAGACGCTGCAGATAGGAACCCTCCAGGATTAACTGACCTAACGCGAGGGGAATGA
- a CDS encoding DUF4129 domain-containing protein, whose amino-acid sequence MSWDRWNWLKGVMLPLAVAVLRACWLWLWLELFRRWFTPSYSGALLSMPLLIGLFLSALAVTRRAGGVQIPSGLCRQRLMVAGSGLLALALVLWWQFYGQQYRLWDVRWVSALGLRLTHWGEEVPAPIVTLLAGAYLWLRGVQGGQCPLTHEDVWGTFVAGFVALTLAVIATNAAGGDLPAGTGRTVLIFFATGMAALAFSSLEAARASGRRQAEAELKLNRYWLASVASVIAGLLALGLILSVLIAPETVARALSGASVLLNVLGQLLYYLLYVVAYLVFLILEPLIHWLRSQFGTSSPREPLQVPDFQRQFEEMARGQPIGVSPALTEAFRWIGLTALILAIAMAFVLALQRFWAQMQDEVDETRELILSRDLLAAQLSRLWRHWLERWRRAPARVLNPFLSLEGEPDTRRAIRAIYQALLAMAGERGVPRARGQTPIEYRDTLVGLFPNAPGALDTVTDEYVQARYNPDVPTVEHAERARQSWEELRAALAARDGHEA is encoded by the coding sequence GTGAGCTGGGATCGCTGGAATTGGCTTAAAGGGGTCATGTTGCCGCTGGCGGTGGCCGTGTTACGGGCGTGTTGGCTCTGGCTGTGGCTGGAGCTCTTCCGTCGCTGGTTTACGCCCTCGTATTCGGGGGCGTTGCTGTCGATGCCACTGCTGATCGGGCTGTTTCTGAGCGCGTTGGCTGTCACGCGTCGGGCGGGGGGCGTTCAAATCCCTTCAGGCTTGTGCCGTCAGCGCCTGATGGTCGCTGGAAGCGGCCTGCTGGCCCTCGCCCTGGTACTGTGGTGGCAGTTCTACGGGCAACAATATCGCCTATGGGATGTGCGCTGGGTAAGCGCGCTGGGCTTGCGCCTGACACATTGGGGCGAGGAAGTGCCGGCGCCGATCGTCACGTTGCTAGCCGGCGCGTACCTTTGGCTACGAGGGGTGCAGGGCGGGCAGTGCCCGCTGACTCATGAGGACGTTTGGGGGACCTTTGTCGCCGGGTTTGTCGCGTTGACCTTGGCCGTGATTGCGACAAATGCCGCAGGTGGGGATCTCCCGGCCGGCACAGGCCGCACGGTGCTCATCTTCTTCGCCACGGGCATGGCAGCCCTGGCTTTTTCCAGCTTGGAGGCCGCGCGCGCGTCGGGACGACGCCAGGCTGAAGCCGAGCTGAAGCTCAACCGCTATTGGCTGGCCAGCGTTGCTTCAGTCATCGCCGGGCTGCTAGCGCTTGGGCTCATCCTGAGCGTTTTGATTGCGCCGGAGACGGTCGCGCGGGCGCTCAGTGGCGCCTCTGTGCTTTTGAACGTCTTGGGGCAGTTGCTCTATTACCTGCTCTACGTGGTCGCCTATCTAGTCTTCCTGATCCTGGAGCCCTTGATTCATTGGCTGCGCTCGCAGTTCGGAACGTCCTCCCCACGCGAGCCTCTCCAAGTCCCGGATTTCCAACGCCAGTTCGAGGAGATGGCGCGAGGGCAGCCGATAGGAGTTTCGCCGGCCCTGACCGAGGCATTTCGTTGGATCGGATTAACAGCATTGATCCTGGCGATCGCGATGGCCTTTGTCCTAGCCCTGCAGCGGTTTTGGGCGCAAATGCAGGACGAGGTCGATGAGACGCGAGAGCTCATCCTGTCGCGCGATCTGTTGGCGGCTCAGTTGTCCCGGTTGTGGCGTCACTGGCTGGAGCGTTGGCGGCGGGCACCCGCGAGGGTTCTAAATCCGTTCCTCTCGCTGGAAGGCGAGCCTGACACCCGGCGTGCCATTCGGGCGATCTACCAGGCATTGCTGGCCATGGCCGGAGAACGGGGAGTGCCCCGGGCGCGAGGGCAAACCCCTATCGAGTATCGGGATACGCTGGTGGGGCTGTTTCCGAACGCTCCGGGCGCTTTAGACACCGTCACAGACGAGTATGTTCAGGCTCGTTACAACCCGGATGTGCCGACGGTGGAACATGCCGAACGCGCTCGCCAATCATGGGAGGAGCTGCGGGCAGCCTTGGCCGCTCGGGATGGTCATGAGGCCTAG
- the metK gene encoding methionine adenosyltransferase, with protein sequence MTSSYVFTSESVTEGHPDKLCDQISDALVDQYLYQDRLSRVTAECAVSTGIVFVAVKAASEAMVDVPHTVREVILKVGYNRGNFNGYTCTILTNINALPRLESRLDEMLLDDEALNRLTAQDNVTVFGYACTHTPALLPLPIWLAHRLVRQLDKARHSGLDYLTPDGKCQVAVVFEDHTPRRIHSITLIATQYTKKPFLEGLQRDLLELVIQPVFAEEEVRPDEHTLIRINPEGVVEEGGPLLHTGLTGRKHSIDTYGGFTRQGSAALSGKDPLRVDRTGAYAARYAAKNIVAAGLATHCEVQISYAIGLARPISLRVETFGTGRLPDDELARRLMNWFDFRPGGIVRRFGLRDVVARCGGNFYRRLAVYGQIGRLDLAVPWEDVSQADALRE encoded by the coding sequence ATGACTTCGTCTTACGTCTTCACCTCCGAATCAGTCACCGAGGGGCATCCGGACAAGCTGTGCGATCAGATCAGCGACGCACTGGTGGACCAATATCTCTATCAGGATCGTCTGTCCCGAGTGACGGCCGAATGCGCTGTTTCTACCGGCATCGTGTTCGTCGCCGTTAAGGCAGCTTCGGAAGCCATGGTGGATGTGCCTCACACCGTGCGTGAGGTGATCTTGAAGGTTGGCTACAACCGCGGCAATTTCAACGGGTATACTTGTACTATCCTGACCAACATTAATGCGTTGCCTAGGCTTGAATCTCGGCTGGACGAGATGCTGTTAGACGATGAAGCGCTGAACCGCCTGACTGCACAGGACAATGTGACAGTGTTCGGCTATGCCTGCACGCATACCCCAGCCTTGTTGCCGCTACCTATTTGGCTGGCACATCGCCTGGTGCGCCAGTTGGACAAGGCACGCCACAGCGGGCTGGACTACCTGACGCCGGACGGCAAATGCCAGGTAGCAGTGGTTTTTGAAGATCACACCCCTCGCCGCATCCATAGCATCACCCTTATCGCCACACAATACACAAAGAAGCCATTTTTGGAGGGACTCCAGCGCGATCTGCTCGAGTTGGTGATCCAACCCGTCTTTGCCGAGGAGGAGGTGCGGCCGGATGAGCATACGCTCATCCGCATCAATCCAGAAGGTGTGGTCGAAGAAGGAGGACCTTTGCTTCATACCGGTTTGACCGGCCGCAAGCACAGCATAGATACCTACGGTGGTTTTACCCGTCAGGGCAGTGCTGCCCTCAGCGGCAAAGATCCCTTGCGTGTCGACAGAACGGGAGCTTATGCTGCCCGCTACGCGGCCAAGAACATCGTTGCTGCCGGGCTGGCCACTCATTGTGAGGTGCAGATTAGCTACGCCATCGGCTTGGCCCGTCCGATTAGCCTGCGGGTTGAGACCTTTGGCACGGGCCGGTTGCCTGATGACGAACTAGCGCGACGGCTCATGAACTGGTTCGATTTCCGACCAGGAGGCATTGTGCGCCGCTTTGGTTTGCGAGATGTGGTAGCTCGTTGTGGGGGCAACTTCTATCGCCGCCTGGCCGTATACGGGCAGATTGGCCGGCTTGACTTAGCCGTACCTTGGGAGGATGTCAGCCAGGCGGACGCCTTGCGGGAATAG
- a CDS encoding cation-translocating P-type ATPase C-terminal domain-containing protein → MLTAAGVLFGLGEPLNPMQLLWINLVSDIFPELALGVEPPETDVMQRTPREAETPMFSRSDIHNIIFEGALLTASALAAYGWGLARYGIGPRASGMAFTSLTVAQLLHALSCRSECSGLFCGQPLSPNPYLGMAIAGGITLQSLAVFMPGLRSLVGAGPLGLTDWGISLISGVVPLFINELRKITRASASTNALVHSNAQEGCS, encoded by the coding sequence ATGCTCACGGCTGCTGGTGTCCTATTTGGTCTGGGCGAGCCGTTGAACCCCATGCAGCTGTTGTGGATCAACCTGGTCAGCGACATCTTCCCCGAGCTGGCGTTGGGCGTAGAGCCGCCCGAAACAGACGTCATGCAACGGACCCCGCGCGAAGCGGAGACGCCCATGTTCAGCCGTAGCGATATCCACAACATCATCTTCGAAGGCGCGCTATTGACCGCCAGCGCGTTGGCTGCCTATGGCTGGGGTCTGGCGCGTTACGGTATCGGCCCACGCGCAAGCGGTATGGCTTTCACCTCGCTGACCGTCGCCCAGCTATTGCACGCTTTGAGCTGCCGTTCGGAATGCAGTGGCCTCTTTTGCGGTCAACCTCTCTCGCCCAACCCGTACCTGGGCATGGCCATCGCCGGCGGCATAACGCTACAAAGCCTGGCCGTATTCATGCCCGGCCTGCGCAGTCTAGTAGGCGCTGGACCTCTAGGCCTAACCGATTGGGGGATCTCCCTCATTAGCGGTGTTGTGCCTCTCTTCATCAACGAACTGCGCAAGATAACTCGCGCGTCCGCATCAACCAATGCCCTGGTGCATTCCAACGCGCAAGAGGGATGCTCATGA
- a CDS encoding MoxR family ATPase, with product MTNTAKVQRIARAVRENVAQVIVGKDEVVELLLVALLCEGHVLLEDVPGIGKTTLAKTLARSLGCTFQRIQFTPDLLPSDITGVSVFNQKTGEFEYRPGPVMAQIVLADEINRAGPRTQSALLEAMEERQVTVDGVTRPLPRPFLVLATQNPVELEGTFPLPEAQVDRFLMRVAIGYPDREEERTILRRFRADDPLSRIEPVVTAEEIRQASAICRQVYVHPALEDYILDMVRASRSDPAIALGVSPRGSLALHRTSQALAALRGRSYVIPDDVKHLAIPVLAHRLILSSEARLRGRSAVEVLKELLERVAVPVEEVWEEGALGS from the coding sequence TTGACCAATACAGCCAAAGTTCAACGGATTGCTCGGGCTGTGCGCGAGAACGTGGCCCAGGTGATCGTAGGCAAAGACGAAGTGGTCGAGCTGCTATTGGTGGCGCTTCTCTGCGAAGGGCATGTGCTCTTGGAGGACGTCCCCGGCATCGGCAAGACCACGCTGGCGAAGACGCTAGCGCGCTCGTTGGGATGCACCTTCCAGCGCATCCAGTTCACCCCTGACCTGCTTCCATCCGATATCACCGGGGTGAGCGTCTTCAACCAGAAGACGGGCGAGTTTGAGTATCGGCCGGGGCCGGTAATGGCGCAGATCGTGCTGGCTGATGAGATCAATCGGGCCGGCCCGCGCACGCAATCAGCGTTGCTGGAGGCGATGGAAGAGCGTCAGGTGACGGTGGATGGCGTGACGCGCCCATTGCCGCGCCCCTTCCTCGTGCTGGCCACCCAGAATCCGGTGGAGCTAGAGGGTACCTTTCCGCTGCCCGAAGCGCAAGTGGACCGCTTTCTGATGCGCGTGGCGATCGGGTACCCTGATCGAGAAGAGGAACGAACGATCTTGCGCCGCTTTCGGGCGGACGATCCCCTCTCGCGGATCGAGCCAGTGGTCACCGCCGAGGAGATCCGACAGGCAAGCGCCATCTGCCGACAGGTGTATGTCCATCCGGCGCTGGAGGACTACATACTTGACATGGTACGCGCCTCACGCTCGGATCCAGCCATCGCGCTGGGGGTGAGCCCGCGCGGCAGCCTGGCATTGCATCGCACCAGTCAAGCGTTAGCGGCCCTCCGTGGGCGCAGCTACGTGATCCCTGATGATGTCAAACATCTGGCGATCCCAGTGCTGGCACATCGCCTGATCTTGAGCTCGGAGGCGCGTCTGCGCGGCCGTTCGGCTGTGGAAGTGCTAAAGGAGCTCCTTGAACGGGTGGCCGTGCCCGTGGAAGAGGTGTGGGAGGAAGGAGCGCTTGGCTCATGA
- a CDS encoding DUF6062 family protein, which translates to MASLPSPHSRAYHDLLEALSQAGCPICRLGQQVAAQHLDRLLYESVNDPGVRERIRTARGLCHRHAWMMAAIRGGNLGIALIYRDVLDTVLQELGRETSDERRRLWPLSPSEGAEVAGRLAPQGPCPVCVHQEEMERIYLRELLRRLGDARLEPAFASSAGLCLPHLRQALAQAGDDEQRRSLLAAQRAIWQRLLAELNEFIRKNDYRFRHEGFGPEGDSWLRALASLSGDR; encoded by the coding sequence ATGGCGAGCTTGCCTTCGCCTCACTCCCGTGCTTATCACGATTTGCTGGAGGCCCTAAGCCAGGCAGGATGCCCCATCTGCCGGCTTGGTCAGCAGGTCGCCGCGCAACACCTCGATCGGCTGTTATACGAAAGCGTGAACGACCCCGGCGTGCGCGAGCGCATCCGCACGGCACGCGGCCTCTGTCATCGCCACGCCTGGATGATGGCGGCCATCCGAGGGGGCAACCTGGGAATCGCGCTGATCTATCGGGACGTGCTGGATACGGTGTTGCAGGAACTAGGGCGAGAGACGAGCGATGAAAGGCGTCGTCTGTGGCCCCTCTCGCCGTCAGAGGGGGCTGAAGTGGCCGGCCGGCTAGCGCCGCAGGGTCCATGCCCTGTCTGCGTTCACCAGGAGGAGATGGAACGCATTTACCTGCGCGAGTTGCTGCGCCGTTTGGGCGATGCCCGTTTGGAGCCGGCGTTTGCCTCTAGCGCCGGGCTTTGCCTACCTCATTTGCGCCAGGCGCTGGCCCAGGCGGGGGATGATGAGCAACGGCGATCGCTGCTCGCCGCGCAGCGCGCCATCTGGCAGCGGCTGCTAGCGGAATTGAACGAGTTCATCCGCAAGAACGACTATCGTTTTCGCCATGAGGGCTTCGGCCCTGAAGGAGATAGCTGGCTGCGGGCGCTGGCCAGCCTCTCCGGCGATCGGTAA